The DNA region CTTAGATCCAGTTGCTACGAGAGATTGGTTCATTTCTTGAGTTAATTTCTTTGGTATTGCAGCGGAACAAATTAAGATATCCCTAAGGGCCCATTGAAGTGATATTTATCGATAAGAAATTCCTCACCATGTGGAATATTTCAAATGGTCCTTCCACCCACTCGCCTTAACTATTCCTCAATCTTTGGATGCGATTTCGACTCCTCCTTTATACGGTTGTAGCATGAAAGAATCTAGAGTGATGCCCCCAATGTAGACATTTGAATCAAGATCTCTATCCCCAATACTTCTCATCTCCAAAGATCTCAAATTTGCTTTTTAATTTCTCCAGAAGCATCATAATCATCTTCAAATAATCTTCTATTTTGAAGCTGTACAAGCTTTGTTTTCAACATACCCACGTCCTTATGTGCTCTTCTAAAGATATGGTTGCTCCATTTCCATAAGCCTATACAGCACAGGCTGCTTCTTTTCAAGAGTTTTCTCCATCCAGAAATTACATCCACATTGCACTTCCAAGTTGCTTCCATGGTAGAACTGAATTCGCTATGGTCATTAAGTATGTACACTCCAACAAGAAATGTAAAACCTCCAAAATAGCTTTCACAAGATCGTTTTACATGCTTCACTGAAACTTTTTGAAATAAATTCATGAGTGTATAAGTaaactatttatttttataaatttaactcaaaatctaattaaatatttgtGCAAAGGCCTAAATAAATTCCAAAATATAATCTTCTATATGCCCCCTTAGTAGAAAACCTAAACTGGCCATCATATCACCAGTCCTTTTTGTGAGTTTATGGAGGAAAAAGGGGAAgacatatttttaatttttaaataaatagcatctaattatattatttttaaaaataaaatgtataaAATGATAAATTGGCATAAACACAACATACTAATTACTTATTTACTTATAAAGACTATTATGTAAATCTTCTAATATGGAAATTAAAAATATGTCCTCCGCATACAAACAACCACTTAAACTATTAGACCGGGGCATCACAAAGCCAACCTTAACCCCTCAGATATCCACCCTGCATAGCATTTTTGTACCTAATGCACTAAAACGAGTGTATAAAATACTAGAACAATAGGTAATGTAgaaccaaaaaataataatagaacAATACAGTTATTGGGCAACACAGTAAACGCTACCATGAATTAGACAGCAGGTTCAAACAAAATTAAGCAATAATTGATACACAGTAACTGGATACATGTAGCAAAAATCTCCATTTGTTAGACTCACTAAACTGAAATTGTACTGTGATCTCAGCCAGTTCATAGTTTGCGCTACTCAAGGCTGTAACAAGGATTGTAGCCAGAGGGAGCAAATAAAATTGCATTTGTGTACCCATGGACATTCTCGCCCCCAGAAAGATGATGTGCATAAAACCTAAATGGCCTATGTAACTCACCTCTTACCACGAAATCCAGGCCCACTTCTAGGACCAGGATACCGGGAAAACTGAAGCCTCAAGTGACCAGACTCAGGATCGAGTTCATCAACTTTATAACCTGTCACCCAACCACAAGGTGAGCGAACACCCAAGAGatacataaatataaaaatcattAAACACCAAGTACAAGAATGAATTTTATGAATTCATGATACTCAAGAATATGGGCTGTTTGCTTCGCCTACAATTGGAACACAGACAACAACAATAGGCATAAATATGGATGGTAGCATGAGCTTTGCATTATAGTTAAACAGCCCCTGTTCATTCTTTGTCCTTGTCTTGCAACTTACTTAGTATCCTCATTTTCTTTAATTACTGAATGACACACTTGTTCATACCGAAATTAAAAGGACAATCTATTTGTGAGAACTTGAAATCAAGTCCatcaaaaagagaaaagaaacaaTGAAGATACCAGCttgcaaacaaaacaaaatggaACAAGCTGTTATGTTCTTGTTCCATTTTCTTTGGTTCGACCTTTTAGTGGATTCAAAATGCAACTTTTACCCTTATATCTGAATATGTTCTCTATTTTACATGCATAAACATAGGACATAACACTTGATTCTTGTAACTCTATCCTGTCCATCAAACCCTACCTAATACTTCAGTAAGATGGTATCATTATCATTCTCTAGAATAGTGAGTTTTATTAGTCAGATGAGTATACCATATCTAGTATAATCCAACTTCAATATTTCCTCTTATTTTGCATAATTGTagcaaaaaattcaaaagaataCTTCAAAACAATAATCACATCTTAGTACAGAGAACCAAAACACTAAGTACATAATCAATTTTCACAACGTCATGTTATTTCAGATCAAGGTGATTCAGTTAGATAATTTACACAACCAGTTTCCTTTATACCAGCAGGTAACTAGAAATGATACCTTGCAAGGCACTAAGAGCAGTTGCGGCACAAGCTGGATTTTCAAAGTCCACGAAAcaaaggatcagaggatctccACCACGCTGAAATTTCAGCATAAAGAAGATGTAACTTCCCAGTTTCAACGAATCAACTAAATAATCAAAACAGGAATACAAACAGTATACTTACATGTTTGGATTCTTTAGTTACAAGTCTCACTTCTCTATATCCAACAAAAGGGCGGAAAATATCTAAGATGACGTCAAGGAATACGAATAACTGAATTGAAGTAAATAAATCTCAAGAGACAGAGATTAAAGTAAGATGACACAATTTCTATGCATTGAATCCGAACAAAAAGGATACGAGCCACTTCTCTTTTGGTGCTATCAGAAGGCAGACCTTCAACATATAAAGTACTTGAAGCATCTGGAGGTAGAGGAACTGTCTCATGTCCAGGCCTGGAAACAGAATCTACTGGTGGCTGACCACCATAATTAAAACCTCGTCCATTTGGTGCAATATCAGGACCACCACCTCCATGACGCCCCATGGCAGCATGATCAGCTAGAGAATGTCCTGGTAATCCACCAGGACCCCTTGCATATCCAAGACCACCGATTGTACTGGCTTCCCCAGAAGTATATGCAGAAAGTTGCTTCAAAACCAAACAGGGTGCAAGCTTTCAGCAAACAAGCAGTGAAATGCCCCAAAAGTAAACTACTGTATTTGAAGTTTTGAACAAACATAAGAAGAAATATTATTGTTACCCCACTCTGAAGGTAGCGGTCATAAGCAGATCCAATTGTTTTTGTGTCCCTTAGCATTCGGGGACCAGTACGGTCATCATCGCGCAcaatataattattaatatcATTACCCGAAGACAAACCAGAAGCTGGCATATCTGCAATGCAAATTAATaatgattaattaaaaaatctaGTATTTAACTCATCTCCAGCAAACAGCACTGAGTTGAAAAAAACACTTTGAAAATGTCTCCATGTCGTATATCATTCCCATTCATACACTGCTACACATTGAATATAATAGAAGAGTGTACATGCATGTATTTTATAGCTTTGTGATAGGAACTCAGAGAGAAGATGGAGATTTGACAGAGAACTAAAAGAATGTAAATGAACTAATTCTAAACTGAACACAGAATGGAGAATAGAATTCTCCCCAAACTGTTTCCCCTTCACAAAagatttttctttcctttcactCACAAACTACCAACTGTACTGAATGAATCCCCCGAAAATGATTTCTACTATTTATCTAATCAATCCCTTGCAATCCCCTTCTAACTAACTAATTTAGACTCAAGAGTTTGACAACCATGCCCAAGACTGATCAGTTGTCTTCTATCACTAGAACCAGAACCAATGATCCACTACTCCATTCCTGCTATTGAAGCCCTGTTATGTTCTGACAGCTTCACTTGCTGTACTTCAACAATTTCTCAGCCATGGGATCGCTCCTGTTGAAAGTTAGAAGTTCCACCTTTTTTTCCCACAAGCAGATCTCTTAACAACCAAACTCAAATCCCTTATCAACCAAATTCTCTTGACTCATTTTCTCTCCATAAAAAGGTTTATGGTCATCCTCTCTTCCCCTAATGTTAACCCCTGATTCTCCATTATACGATCAAAAGCAATCTTGAGCTCATTAACCACATTAAGTCTCATCTTGAGCTCATTAATTCAGTCCAGGTTCACCAGAATCTCCAACAACTTTGACCCCGAATACCAAGATACCATTCTAAACATCTCAACAAACACAACAATGCCTCCAAAAACGAGATTCATCTCCCCTGCAATTTTGGATCCGGCAGACCGGGCCAATTTGAtgggagagaaagaaaagaacgTCAATGTATACTGAAACTTACACATGAAATGGAGAATATAATTCTTCCCAAGGACTTCCAGTTCACAACGGACCTCTCTTATTTACCTTTCACATAAACTATAAAATGTACTGAATGAATCCCCCTAATCTGATTTCCTCTTATTTATCCAACCAGACCATTCTTACAAATTATGTACTAACTGACTAAGAGAACAGTTGTCTTATCCATATTTTGTCCTAACGATGCATCCTAACACTTTCTGGGAACCCCAAAATTTGGGACTCTCCAAAAGTTAACAGTACCAAACATGCTATACGTcatcaaataaatatataaacacTAACAAAACTCATATAAATGAGCATATGCCCCATAATGCAAGGAAGATCAGACTGCATGTTACCCCTACCCAGATTACAAACATTCTCCTGGAACTAAACGTATCATGCAGACAACAACCAATTAATCAGTACAACTACAAGACAAGTAGCAGAAGTATGTCATTGCTGGTCAACTCATTGCATCATTAGAATATTAAGAtccaacatttaaaaaaaataaagaaatgaagGATGACATCAACAGAAAA from Lotus japonicus ecotype B-129 chromosome 2, LjGifu_v1.2 includes:
- the LOC130738197 gene encoding RNA-binding protein 1-like, which encodes MADGYWNRQQAHMPHSGMLKRPRSDYDMPASGLSSGNDINNYIVRDDDRTGPRMLRDTKTIGSAYDRYLQSGQLSAYTSGEASTIGGLGYARGPGGLPGHSLADHAAMGRHGGGGPDIAPNGRGFNYGGQPPVDSVSRPGHETVPLPPDASSTLYVEGLPSDSTKREVAHIFRPFVGYREVRLVTKESKHRGGDPLILCFVDFENPACAATALSALQGYKVDELDPESGHLRLQFSRYPGPRSGPGFRGKR